A genomic region of Lycorma delicatula isolate Av1 chromosome 4, ASM4794821v1, whole genome shotgun sequence contains the following coding sequences:
- the LOC142324072 gene encoding essential MCU regulator, mitochondrial-like: MMAAYRLCNYMKNVNSMLFAKDKKLFWGRSKTTYPSGALLPEPERTPFGLVGVVSAVIPGLLIGAMISKNIASFLEENDLFVPSDDDDDDD; this comes from the coding sequence atgatGGCTGCTTATCGGCTgtgtaattatatgaaaaatgttaatagtatgttatttgctaaagataaaaaactgttttggGGTAGAAGTAAAACGACGTATCCAAGTGGGGCTTTATTGCCAGAGCCTGAACGAACGCCTTTCGGTTTGGTAGGCGTTGTGAGTGCTGTTATTCCTGGGTTACTGATCGGCGCAATGATCAGTAAAAATATCGCTAGTTTCCTTGAAGAAAACGATTTGTTTGTACCTtccgatgatgatgatgacgatgattgA
- the tnc gene encoding tenectin, with product MTASSDSTVRQTKNKTCLNSSCYFNGIVFQLFCLTTILLIDTTVAAPLSDDLETSHQSQLSDYYGASPDSMTCYYNFQHYEEGDRIVTNEPCLNCTCHKRMLMCYLRVCPFTKAVGQNCTVEKRPDQCCPIITCPEVPVQLLTSSTTPAAPSTQSAVAPPDTFGCMLENAFYPDGAQVPSDPKNPCELCYCIRNRTACVLQECTLNVEGCKPVHQSGVCCPVRYDCDYEEASTSSETAVGTGLLLTTTQSPQQCNYHGQMFNDGELIPLTQSEGKSCERCYCMRGEIVCAVQDCGNPLEGKDCEPIPPPSGQCCPTTYMCANETVPVESLSRVSTPPPSVNDLSTTISSTDQETEEPSPSKQTLESDEPEEPVNEDTETDPMKSEEQETADSKQSGTQVIPEGEITKVTSVAETHTEISISTKQDEGTEVAVSSDTELTTLKPESEPEKSVDSISGQTDETTQHSSSVSVEMDEEKIAESTEKVVSYTTTMKYHSDPSSEDASSEELHVEMPHPIEIDEPEKTSEEHTTISSDKVNISTPVESDEADQGPLVISDREKDSTELPEETHIETELPDKHFPTESPVELGVSTDTDRDSTESSSTDRTISSTISPIAEDSNAGASINSETIADKNGIESITTQASVMTNQPEENVEVTPQSAETLAPITSLSNDQDETKDQDKTKDQDEKTTVSVVEENQTTKPDVVTEKLPIEASERPIEADLPEEDEIKPSVVEPVEPQAPELQVENDSVDESEDEPEPVPATDKSPTAETEKPVEEKLKPVAEDEVHPTTSPSISESESEKTITTAPVVKVDEEDVKISEHEITTASVVQSRPSEDQTVSFSEILNGESQTTPHTKVEFPSAEPTISNEISNDVDHQTSVPPHEEEIQSAVTQEITIEKGVIPGEGSCLVDGTTYPDGEIVPATNPCHTECKCHSSIIQCNMIDCPPPPPHMKNCMPVQHNDDTCCPMYSCDGEKDHPSLESDNQLGNIDTINNREKEETPVTEDESSGSFLPETVQTITTTLVPAVDDKPSEVSVIPEKEVSAEVSVTTEKDFIAQVEDKNKPEAGIMPGIVSPQLPGSIEHDEVSSEESPDEHNTPGIDASEITESNAVEPADIEKHVTESHHHIVSEDKIATISPFDSSTVTEKESVTHTDVGEVAVHSDVGDASAHAAVGEVGADFDVSEANAHSDASEGDTHTDVVETGAHTDVGEVGPDSDVGEAGPDSDEAEAGAHTDVGEAGANTDLGEAGAHTDLAEADAHTDVGEAGAHTDLAEAGAHTDLAEAGAHTDADEAGTHTDADEAGTHTDADEAGAHTDADEAGTHTDVGEAGAHTDVGEADAPTDVGDAGAHTDLAETGGHTLVPEIGAHTDVPEAGAHTDVPEAGAHADVPEAGAHIDVPEAGAHTEVPEAGTYTDITEAGAHSDVGETGTHTDLGEAGAQTDIGEVDASTEAVLSPDQEEEHISQQQHGSEPAPTTAESIKDSVEHDESHESGHTPEEGSSPELVVHQETTVALSDVTSIPDTTSKFEEIDIPDSTSVPEILPQEIEQTSTKLSIPSIIEITTEDQPSISSVTVDQTITESALEEEKEKMHELLTTAPIESVSGIQGNIEEQIPVTTQSPLKDKLESTNNVLGPLSGLPGGTEDDSSSENDQVESQVDTETSPQPDEIKSQVDTETSAQPDEIKSQVDTETSAQPDEIKSQVDTETSPQPDEITPKPADQEIPAEHAASSETIVDREKTEDEEVEHISLNTDIPVVVDTTEAVGGSIEDDKHHEIVTEDTDNVITQQPETYIESEPTLKPQDEVSSSEQLPAEEITSEGVDDHQVVHEIPEESWGVTSDKSETEKHVAEEHTTEPSQLNQEQDGTEKNQEHEPEQQHEHEPEHQERPEHEPEHQDEHEPEKHEEHGLETTTEQKDHVEEQSLIHDHTSDESTVVASEKTPVESNQEMEGDKKQGTEAEATKPSVIKQSSESNESLRPSSEEETKPEEVEIRTTTSSSTQSPFDLTTKFIPLISSEPIGIVAGELPSNTFSHMPMPGWTQKPFRPELTTEASVSEEEQQPFQPSGGDLEYEEEEESSFGPGTCRYGGKVFVSAQQVPRDNPCDFCFCFRGDIICLQQSCPPPIHGCRQESIQGFCCPRYECPVSMANSLNLTTTTTTTTTTLPPHFFSHAAYRGAARRSGCQVQGHAYKVGEEITSASGPCLHCMCGASGQMKCDPKVCSPEPMLRKMIEAAVRRRR from the exons GTACCATCTGATCCTAAGAATCCATGTGAACTGTGCTACTGCATAAGAAATCGTACTGCATGTGTATTACAAGAATGTACACTGAATGTTGAAGGTTGCAAACCAGTACATCAATCAGGAGTCTGCTGTCCTGTTAGATATGATTGTG ATTATGAAGAAGCTTCAACATCATCTGAGACAGCAGTCGGCACAGGTTTACTTTTGACGACTACACAATCACCTCAGCAATGCAATTATCATGGACAGATGTTTAATGATGGGGAACTTATACCGCTTACGCAGTCAGAAGGAAAATCATGTGAGCGGTGTTATTGTATGAGAGGTGAAATTGTCTGTGCTGTTCAAGACTGTGGTAATCCACTGGAAGGCAAAGATTGCGAACCAATTCCTCCGCCTAGCGGCCAGTGCTGCCCAACAACATATATGTGTG CAAATGAAACTGTACCAGTTGAATCATTATCAAGAGTCTCCACACCTCCTCCAAGTGTAAATGATTTATCGACAACAATATCTTCAACTGATCAAGAAACAGAAGAGCCATCTCCCAGTAAACAAACACTTGAGAGCGATGAACCTGAAGAACCTGTTAATGAAGATACTGAAACTGATCCAATGAAAAGTGAAGAACAAGAAACCGCAGATAGCAAACAGTCTGGAACTCAAGTTATTCCTGAAGGTGAAATAACTAAGGTAACATCTGTGGCTGAAACTCATACAGAAATCTCAATTTCTACAAAACAAGATGAAGGCACAGAAGTTGCAGTAAGTTCAGATACAGAACTTACAACACTTAAACCTGAATCTGAACCAGAAAAAAGTGTAGATTCTATATCTGGACAAACTGATGAGACTACACAACATTCTTCATCAGTTTCAGTAGAGATGGATGAAGAAAAAATTGCTGAAAGTACAGAAAAAGTTGTATCATATACTACAACAATGAAATATCATAGTGATCCTTCTTCTGAAGATGCATCTTCAGAAGAATTACATGTTGAAATGCCTCATCCAATAGAAATAGATGAACCAGAGAAAACATCAGAAGAACATACCACAATATCCAGCGATAAAGTTAACATAAGCACACCTGTTGAATCTGATGAAGCAGATCAAGGCCCTCTTGTAATCAGTGATAGAGAGAAAGACTCAACAGAATTACCAGAAGAAACTCATATTGAGACAGAATTACCAGATAAACATTTTCCTACAGAATCTCCTGTTGAACTAGGAGTTAGTACAGATACTGATAGGGATAGTACAGAAAGTTCTTCAACTGACAGGACTATTTCAAGTACAATATCACCAATTGCAGAAGATAGTAATGCTGGAGCATCAATTAATTCTGAAACTATAGCAGATAAAAATGGAATAGAATCCATAACGACACAAGCAAGTGTAATGACCAATCAACCAgaagaaaatgtagaagtaacACCTCAATCAGCTGAGACACTGGCTCCAATTACATCATTATCAAATGATCAAGATGAAACAAAAGATCAAGACAAGACAAAGGATCAAGATGAGAAAACTACTGTGTCAGTTGTGGAAGAAAATCAGACCACAAAACCAGATGTAGTAACTGAAAAATTACCCATTGAAGCTAGTGAGCGACCAATAGAGGCTGATCTCCCAGAAGAAGATGAAATTAAGCCATCTGTTGTTGAGCCAGTTGAACCACAAGCACCTGAACTACAGGTAGAAAATGATTCAGTCGATGAATCGGAAGATGAACCTGAACCTGTCCCAGCTACTGATAAATCCCCAACAGCAGAAACTGAAAAACCAGTGGAAGAAAAACTCAAACCAGTGGCAGAAGATGAAGTACATCCAACAACTTCACCATCAATTAGTGAATCTGAATCAGAAAAGACTATTACTACAGCACCTGTGGTAAAAGTTGATGAAGAAGATGTTAAGATATCAGAACATGAAATTACAACAGCCAGTGTTGTTCAATCTAGACCTAGCGAAGATCAAACGGTCTCATTCAGTGAAATTTTGAATGGAGAATCACAAACAACACCACACACAAAAGTTGAATTTCCATCAGCAGAGCCGACCATCAGCAATGAAATATCAAATGATGTGGACCACCAAACTTCGGTACCACCACATGAAGAAGAAATTCAATCAGCTGTTACTCAagaaattacaatagaaaaaGGAGTCATTCCAGGGGAGGGAAGTTGTCTTGTTGATGGCACAACATATCCAGATGGAGAAATAGTACCAGCAACTAATCCATGTCATACGGAATGCAAGTGTCACAGCAGTATAATCCAGTGTAACATGATTGACTGTCCACCTCCTCCACCACACATGAAGAATTGTATGCCAGTGCAGCACAATGATGATACATGTTGTCCAATGTATTCATGTG ATGGTGAAAAAGATCATCCTTCTCTGGAGAGTGATAATCAGCTAGGAAACATTGACACAATCAATAATAGAGAGAAAGAAGAAACCCCAGTAACAGAAGATGAAAGCAGTGGAAGTTTTCTTCCTGAAACAGTTCAAACTATCACTACAACTTTAGTACCAGCTGTGGATGACAAACCATCTGAAGTATCAGTAATACCAGAAAAAGAAGTTTCAGCTGAGGTCTCTGTTACAACTGAGAAAGATTTTATTGCTCAGGTAGAAGATAAAAATAAGCCAGAAGCTGGAATTATGCCTGGAATAGTTTCTCCCCAGTTACCTGGGTCAATTGAGCATGATGAAGTTTCTTCTGAAGAATCACCTGATGAACATAACACACCAGGAATTGATGCAAGTGAAATAACTGAATCTAATGCTGTGGAACCAGCAGATATTGAAAAGCATGTAACTGAATCACATCACCACATTGTGAGTGAGGACAAAATTGCTACAATATCTCCATTTGATAGTAGCACTGTAACTGAAAAAGAATCAGTTACACATACTGATGTAGGTGAAGTAGCTGTACACTCTGATGTAGGTGATGCAAGTGCACATGCTGCTGTAGGTGAGGTAGGTGCAGATTTTGATGTAAGTGAGGCAAATGCACATTCTGATGCTAGTGAGGGAGATACACATACTGATGTAGTCGAGACAGGTGCACATACAGATGTAGGTGAGGTAGGTCCAGATTCTGATGTAGGTGAAGCAGGTCCAGATTCTGATGAAGCTGAGGCAGGTGCACATACTGATGTAGGTGAGGCAGGTGCAAATACTGATTTAGGTGAGGCAGGTGCACATACTGATTTAGCTGAGGCAGATGCACATACTGATGTAGGTGAGGCAGGTGCACATACTGATTTAGCTGAGGCAGGTGCACATACTGATTTAGCTGAGGCAGGTGCACATACTGATGCAGATGAGGCAGGTACACATACTGATGCAGATGAGGCAGGTACACATACTGATGCAGATGAGGCAGGTGCACATACTGATGCAGATGAAGCAGGTACACATACTGATGTAGGTGAGGCAGGTGCACATACTGATGTAGGTGAGGCAGATGCACCTACTGATGTAGGTGATGCAGGTGCACATACTGATTTAGCTGAGACAGGTGGGCATACTCTTGTACCTGAGATTGGAGCACATACTGATGTACCTGAGGCAGGAGCACATACTGATGTACCTGAGGCAGGAGCACATGCTGATGTACCTGAGGCAGGAGCACATATTGATGTACCTGAGGCAGGAGCACATACTGAGGTACCTGAGGCAGGAACATATACTGATATAACTGAGGCAGGTGCACATTCTGATGTAGGTGAGACAGGCACACATACTGATCTAGGTGAGGCAGGTGCACAAACTGACATAGGTGAGGTAGATGCATCTACTGAAGCTGTGTTGAGTCCTGATCAAGAAGAAGAGCATATTTCACAACAGCAACATGGTAGTGAACCAGCTCCAACTACTGCTGAAAGTATAAAAGATTCAGTTGAACATGATGAATCTCATGAATCTGGCCACACACCTGAAGAAGGAAGTTCACCAGAATTGGTTGTTCACCAAGAAACAACTGTAGCTCTTTCAGATGTGACATCTATTCCTGATACAAcatcaaaatttgaagaaattgatATACCAGATTCAACTTCTGTTCCAGAAATACTACCTCAAGAGATTGAGCAAACAAGTACAAAATTGTCAATTCCTTCCATCATAGAAATAACTACAGAAGATCAACCTTCTATTTCATCAGTAACAGTTGATCAAACAATAACTGAAAGCGCTttagaggaagaaaaagaaaaaatgcatgaGCTGTTAACAACAGCACCTATTGAATCAGTATCTGGCATTCAAGGTAATATTGAAGAACAAATCCCAGTGACTACTCAAAGTCCTCTAAAAGACAAGTTAGAAAGTACAAATAATGTTTTAGGACCATTGTCAGGATTACCTGGTGGAACAGAAgatgattcatcctctgaaaatgATCAAGTAGAATCTCAAGTTGATACAGAAACATCACCTCAGCCAGATGAAATAAAATCTCAAGTTGACACAGAAACATCAGCTCAGCCAGATGAAATAAAATCTCAAGTTGATACAGAAACATCAGCTCAGCCAGATGAAATAAAATCTCAAGTTGATACAGAAACATCACCTCAGCCAGATGAAATAACACCAAAACCTGCTGATCAAGAAATACCAGCTGAACATGCAGCATCATCAGAAACTATTGTTGATCGAGAAAAGACTGAGGATGAAGAAGTAGAACATATTTCTCTGAATACTGATATTCCTGTAGTTGTAGACACTACTGAAGCAGTAGGTGGTTCTATTGAAGACGATAAACATCATGAAATTGTAACAGAAGACACTGATAATGTTATAACACAACAACCTGAAACATATATTGAAAGTGAACCAACTCTTAAACCTCAAGATGAAGTCTCTTCATCAGAACAACTACCTGCTGAAGAAATAACAAGTGAAGGTGTTGATGATCACCAAGTTGTTCATGAAATCCCAGAAGAATCATGGGGAGTCACTTCAGATAAATCAGAAACTGAGAAACATGTAGCAGAAGAACATACGACTGAACCTTCACAACTGAATCAAGAACAAGAtggaacagaaaaaaatcaagaacatGAACCAGAACAACAACATGAACATGAACCAGAACATCAAGAACGACCTGAACATGAACCAGAACATCAAGATGAACATGAACCAGAGAAACATGAAGAACATGGACTAGAGACAACCACTGAGCAGAAAGATCATGTTGAAGAACAATCATTGATTCATGATCATACATCTGATGAGTCTACTGTAGTAGCTTCAGAAAAGACACCAGTAGAGAGTAATCAGGAAATGGAAGGAGATAAAAAACAAGGAACTGAAGCAGAAGCAACAAAGCCATCAGTAATTAAACAATCTTCTGAAAGTAATGAAAGTTTACGACCATCAAGTGAAGAAGAGACTAAACCTGAGGAAGTAGAAATACGTACTACCACTAGCAGCAGTACACAGAGTCCTTTTGACTTAACAACTAAATTTATACCACTTATTTCCTCAGAACCTATTGGAATAGTAGCTGGTGAATTACCATCAAATACTTTCTCCCATATGCCAATGCCTGGATGGACACAGAAACCATTCAGACCTGAATTGACAACTGAAGCATCAGTTTCAGAAGAAGAACAGCAACCCTTCCAACCAAGTGGTGGCGATTTGgaatatgaagaagaagaagagagtTCTTTTGGTCCTGGTACTTGTCGTTATGGAGGAAAAGTGTTTGTTTCGGCTCAACAAGTTCCAAGAGATAATCCATGTGATTTCTGCTTCTGCTTCCGTGGTGATATTATATGTTTACAACAGAGTTGTCCACCACCTATTCATGGATGTAGGCAAGAATCAATTCAAGGATTCTGTTGCCCAAGGTATGAGTGTCCGGTTTCCATGGCAAACTCTCTTAATCTGACTACAACAACGACAACAACTACAACCACTCTTCCTCCTCACTTCTTTTCACATGCAGCATATAGAGGCGCTGCAAGAAGGTCTGGTTGTCAGGTTCAAGGTCATGCCTATAAAGTCGGAGAAGAAATCACTTCAGCATCTGGTCCATGTCTCCACTGCAT gtGCGGTGCAAGTGGTCAAATGAAATGCGATCCTAAAGTATGCAGTCCAGAACCAATGTTAAGAAAAATGATCGAAGCTGCTGTTCGCCGAAGGAGGTGA